CTGACCGTCCATTTCCGCCGCCGGTGTGTTGCGGCGTTTGGAGTAGCGGAAGACAAAGGCATTATCAAACTCCAGCTCCTTGACGGTATCCACCGTGGCCTGGAAGTCCTCCTCGGTTTCGCCCGGGAAGCCAACGATGATGTCGGTGGTGATCGCGAGATCGGGACGGGCCGCCTTCATGTTCTGGCAGATCTCGACGAACTTCTGGTGCTTGTACGGACGACGCATCTTTTTCAGAATCGCATCGGAGCCGGACTGCATCGGGAAATGGATGTGGCTGCAGAGTTTCGGCAGGTAGGTGAAGGCCTCCACCAGGTCAGCGCGGTAGCCGATGGGGTGTGGCGAGGTGAAGCGGATTCGCTCCAGGCCATCGATCTCGTGCACTGCCTCAAGCAGCTGAACGAAGGGGCTTTTGCCATCGACCTTGGGAAATTCGGTGCGACCGTAGAGGTTGACGATTTGGCCCAACAACGTGACCTCCTTGACACCTTTGGCCACCAGCATTTTACACTCCTCGACGATATCGACAATCGGACGACCGCGTTCCTTCCCCCGAGTATCCGGGACGATGCAGAACGAGCAGCGCATGTTGCAGCCCTGCATGATGGAAACGAAGGCAGTCGTTTGGTTTTCCTGCGTCACATGATCGCGGATGGTGTTCTGGCTGTCTTTTTCCTCCTCGATGTCACAGACACTTTCGCCTGTTAACGAGTAGGAGGGATCGTCCATACGCATTTCAAGACGCTTACTGAGGATACCATCCACGTATTCGAACACCTTGTGGTATTTCTGCGTGCCCACCACCACATCGAGGTGGGGGATGTTTTGGAACAACTCGGAGCCGCGGCTCTGGGCCATGCAGCCCATGTAGCCATAAACCACATGAGGTTTCTTCTCACGGTGCTTGCCCATCATACCCATCTTGCCGAGCGCTTTCTGCTCGGCCTGATCACGCACACTACAGGTGTTCACCAGAATGGCGTCGGCATCGAATTCGGACGGGGTCACGGTGTAGCCACCTTCGACAAACATCCGCGCCACCTGCTCGGAGTCGCGTGCATTCATCTGGCATCCGTATGTCTTGATAAAAACCTTGGGCATAGCGTTTGAGCCGCATTTTGCGGGAGGGGCAGATGTAAAAGCTGCGCGCTAAGAATCAAGTCTATATCTGCGCTGAGCCACGACATCAGGTAGATTCCAATGACCGCCGACCCAACATTCTTACCCACGCCCTAACCAACCTGACACGGAAGACGATTCATCATTTCCAAAAAAACTGCTAATTATCAAGTAATGCTCTTTCCATCAGTGGAGTTAATTAGAACCACTATGATGAAAACTTATCACGTATTGCCCCCCTCCCCCCGATCTCGCGGCGCCCGTGGCTTCGCGCTGATTGCCACCATTTCGGTGATGGTTCTACTCGTCATGATCGCTCTGGCGATGCTGAGTTTATCAACCATCAGCACTCGTAACGCATCCCACGAGGACGCGCAATTACAGGCTCAGGCGAACGCCCGCATGGGCCTGATGCTCGCCCTAGCCGAACTGCAAAAACACGCCGGCAGCGATCTCCGGGTCACCGCCGACGGCTCCATCCTCGGCAGCTCCGTCGCCGTGCCCCATGCAGTGGGCGTTTGGGAGTCGTGGTCGCCCGCACTGGCGCGCAACACCAAGGGGAGCGCACCGAATTACGATCAGGAAAAGCAGAGCCGCTTCCTCCGCTGGCTAGTTTCCGGT
This window of the Oceaniferula flava genome carries:
- the miaB gene encoding tRNA (N6-isopentenyl adenosine(37)-C2)-methylthiotransferase MiaB; protein product: MPKVFIKTYGCQMNARDSEQVARMFVEGGYTVTPSEFDADAILVNTCSVRDQAEQKALGKMGMMGKHREKKPHVVYGYMGCMAQSRGSELFQNIPHLDVVVGTQKYHKVFEYVDGILSKRLEMRMDDPSYSLTGESVCDIEEEKDSQNTIRDHVTQENQTTAFVSIMQGCNMRCSFCIVPDTRGKERGRPIVDIVEECKMLVAKGVKEVTLLGQIVNLYGRTEFPKVDGKSPFVQLLEAVHEIDGLERIRFTSPHPIGYRADLVEAFTYLPKLCSHIHFPMQSGSDAILKKMRRPYKHQKFVEICQNMKAARPDLAITTDIIVGFPGETEEDFQATVDTVKELEFDNAFVFRYSKRRNTPAAEMDGQLSERVKEERNQALLQVVNELAVAKNEALVGTRQQVLCTGPSKTNKERLMGRTGQNKIVIFDGDEKRMTGEVFDVLIEEATGFSLYGTPVLS